A genomic stretch from Desulfolutivibrio sulfodismutans DSM 3696 includes:
- a CDS encoding transglycosylase SLT domain-containing protein — protein sequence MSITFEELVAMLNQALEARRPLPVVTPAELPAPSAPNQDELIVTMAASYQLPEDIVRAMVLHESVGGITHAIRFEPTFYDKYIKGREMNYCPEHCSHETERIGRATSWGLMQVMGETARCNGFRGWFPELCTPVVGLEWGCRYLRRLADKHLAEGGWPTVMRAYNGGPGNKDNLASPYPDKILALIPGNVWPE from the coding sequence ATGTCCATCACCTTTGAAGAACTTGTGGCGATGTTGAACCAGGCTTTGGAGGCTCGGCGGCCGCTCCCTGTCGTTACCCCGGCGGAACTCCCCGCGCCGTCTGCCCCGAACCAGGACGAACTGATCGTGACGATGGCCGCCAGCTACCAGCTCCCTGAGGACATCGTGCGGGCCATGGTGCTGCACGAGTCGGTCGGGGGCATCACGCATGCCATCCGGTTTGAGCCAACATTTTATGACAAATACATCAAGGGCAGGGAGATGAACTACTGCCCGGAGCATTGCTCTCATGAAACCGAGCGCATCGGCCGGGCCACCTCGTGGGGGCTCATGCAGGTCATGGGCGAGACGGCCCGCTGCAACGGATTTCGTGGCTGGTTTCCGGAGCTTTGCACCCCCGTTGTCGGCCTGGAATGGGGCTGCCGCTATCTGCGGCGGTTGGCGGACAAACACCTGGCCGAGGGCGGCTGGCCCACGGTCATGCGGGCCTATAACGGCGGCCCGGGCAACAAGGACAATCTCGCCAGCCCGTACCCGGACAAGATCCTGGCCCTGATCCCGGGCAACGTCTGGCCGGAATAG
- a CDS encoding Rha family transcriptional regulator encodes MSQPQTPSVPVTVEFLPGERPAVRSVELAQHFGLKHKNVLRDIDDLTRKLPESFCRLNFEPTEAEVVVPASGGMRKDRAYLLTRDAFTLLVMGWSSQRAMEWKLKYINAFNALERAALENARTEALAEGARAALAVTPERAAMLRKVVRYKGLGLSSVEIGKLVERSDSAVRRDIGAARRMGLVQEPPRRGAARQSERGR; translated from the coding sequence ATGTCCCAACCCCAAACCCCTTCCGTCCCGGTGACCGTGGAATTCCTGCCCGGAGAGCGCCCAGCCGTCCGATCCGTGGAACTGGCCCAGCATTTCGGGCTGAAACACAAGAACGTGCTGCGGGACATCGACGATTTGACCCGTAAGCTACCGGAATCATTTTGTCGGCTCAACTTTGAGCCCACAGAGGCCGAGGTCGTTGTTCCCGCGTCCGGCGGGATGAGGAAGGACCGCGCCTACCTCCTCACCCGCGACGCCTTCACGCTCCTGGTCATGGGCTGGTCCAGCCAGCGGGCCATGGAATGGAAGCTCAAGTACATCAACGCCTTCAACGCCTTGGAGCGCGCGGCGCTGGAAAACGCCCGCACCGAGGCCCTGGCCGAGGGGGCGCGGGCGGCCTTGGCCGTGACCCCGGAACGGGCGGCCATGTTGCGAAAGGTGGTCCGCTACAAGGGCCTGGGGCTTTCCAGCGTGGAGATCGGCAAGCTGGTGGAGCGGTCGGACAGCGCCGTGCGCCGGGACATCGGCGCGGCCCGCAGGATGGGTCTGGTTCAGGAGCCGCCCCGCCGGGGCGCAGCGCGCCAGTCCGAGAGAGGGCGTTAG